The Rhizobium leguminosarum genome includes a region encoding these proteins:
- a CDS encoding SLATT domain-containing protein: MTALTSFSSAYLILLSVGPSLMGASAASQPITNLFSTALSVLLLASSVLSYASGHAVRSEQYRRSALEIQEIRRELRFAGENVTQELFSTLSHRYDAVLQKYSINHDDVDFYRYQLQYPKEYIMNRFDRFEKSAKVFMAYSYPAMILLLLTGAVLLFTIFLIVWGGDAGRFLEWAAMRFS, encoded by the coding sequence ATGACCGCGCTCACGTCGTTCTCTTCCGCATACCTGATATTGCTGTCTGTCGGACCATCACTCATGGGAGCCTCGGCGGCTTCGCAGCCGATCACAAACCTGTTTTCGACGGCCCTGTCGGTGCTACTCTTGGCGTCATCGGTGCTATCTTACGCAAGCGGTCACGCGGTTCGGTCGGAGCAATATCGCCGCAGCGCGCTGGAGATTCAGGAGATCCGGCGCGAACTTCGTTTTGCCGGTGAAAATGTTACACAGGAGCTATTTTCAACTCTTTCACACCGCTACGACGCGGTGCTGCAGAAGTATTCCATCAATCACGACGACGTCGATTTCTACCGCTATCAGCTTCAATACCCAAAAGAGTACATAATGAATCGCTTCGACCGATTTGAAAAATCGGCGAAAGTGTTCATGGCCTATAGTTATCCGGCGATGATTTTGTTGCTGCTTACAGGCGCCGTTTTGCTTTTCACAATATTCTTGATCGTTTGGGGTGGCGACGCCGGTCGTTTCCTGGAATGGGCAGCCATGCGCTTTTCCTAG
- a CDS encoding MgtC/SapB family protein, translating into MDLIIADIIPASRIHYPVIFARLFGAIVFGGLIGFEREARDRPAGFRTHILISLAAALFAIISIEAVHMPGFTDDDQVRIDPLRVIEAVTAGVAFLAAGMIVFARGRVHGLTTGAGMWLSGAIGLAMGFGYWPIAFFTTLAAICVLFAFGKLEKWFGYNSGQRVDRDEHK; encoded by the coding sequence ATGGATCTGATTATCGCCGACATAATACCGGCGTCGCGTATCCACTATCCCGTCATCTTCGCCCGCCTCTTCGGCGCCATCGTCTTCGGCGGGCTGATCGGTTTCGAACGTGAGGCCCGCGACCGCCCGGCGGGCTTCCGCACCCATATTCTGATCAGTCTTGCCGCTGCCCTCTTTGCCATCATTTCGATCGAGGCAGTGCACATGCCGGGTTTTACCGATGACGATCAGGTGCGCATCGATCCGCTGCGCGTCATAGAAGCCGTCACCGCCGGCGTCGCCTTCCTTGCCGCCGGCATGATCGTCTTTGCAAGAGGTAGGGTGCACGGGCTGACGACGGGCGCCGGCATGTGGCTCTCCGGCGCGATCGGCCTCGCCATGGGCTTCGGCTATTGGCCGATCGCCTTCTTCACGACGCTTGCTGCCATCTGCGTGCTCTTCGCCTTCGGCAAGCTCGAAAAATGGTTCGGCTATAATTCCGGACAGCGTGTCGATCGCGATGAACACAAATAG
- a CDS encoding LexA family protein, whose amino-acid sequence MNPKMSPSLDPQAATARRGLTQIQGQYLAFIYAYSRIFKQPPAEADMRRHFGVTAPSVHQMVLTLEKAGFISRVPGAARSIQLLIPPEALPILR is encoded by the coding sequence ATGAATCCCAAAATGAGTCCCTCACTTGACCCGCAAGCCGCAACGGCAAGACGGGGCCTTACGCAGATCCAAGGCCAGTACCTGGCCTTCATCTACGCCTACAGCCGCATCTTCAAACAGCCTCCGGCCGAAGCCGACATGCGTCGCCACTTCGGCGTTACGGCTCCGTCTGTTCACCAGATGGTGCTGACCCTCGAGAAGGCGGGTTTTATATCTCGCGTGCCAGGCGCCGCACGCAGCATCCAACTTCTCATCCCACCAGAAGCCCTGCCAATTCTACGATAA
- a CDS encoding IS630 family transposase has protein sequence MNIKFHIELSQSERDQLAALLSGGCHRSRKIKRAQILVAANEGFSDEVIAATLNVSGSTIYRTKRRFVEANLEGALSEEPRPGVERKLSSKEEALLVATACSKPPPGRARWTLELLADEMVRLTDHDQLSSETVRRRLAENHLKPWRKDMWCIPKIDGEYVARMEDVLDLYAETPDPQRPVVCFDESPTQLIGEVREPIAAKPGQLERYDCEYRRNGTVNLFVFMDAHRPWRRVKVTDRRTNQDFAECMRELVDVDYPDAPIIRVVMDNLSTHSAGALYDAFPAPQARRVLKRLEFHHTPKHASWLNMVEIEIGVLRSQCLDRRIDNKDTIIAEVAAWEQQRNAHGAKIQWMFTTENARKKLRKAYPVKES, from the coding sequence ATGAATATAAAGTTTCACATAGAGCTTAGCCAATCGGAACGTGACCAACTGGCCGCTTTGTTGAGCGGGGGGTGCCACAGGTCGCGCAAGATCAAGCGCGCCCAGATCCTGGTCGCAGCGAACGAAGGCTTCAGCGACGAGGTGATCGCGGCAACCTTGAACGTCAGCGGATCGACGATTTACCGGACCAAACGCCGGTTTGTGGAAGCCAATCTGGAAGGGGCGCTCAGCGAAGAACCGCGCCCGGGTGTTGAGCGCAAGCTATCGAGCAAGGAGGAGGCGCTGTTGGTAGCGACCGCCTGCTCAAAGCCGCCGCCCGGGCGAGCCCGCTGGACCCTGGAGCTTCTGGCAGATGAGATGGTCCGGCTCACCGATCATGACCAGTTGTCCTCGGAGACCGTGCGTCGCCGGCTGGCTGAGAACCATCTCAAGCCTTGGCGCAAAGACATGTGGTGCATCCCAAAGATCGATGGGGAATACGTCGCGCGCATGGAGGATGTTCTCGACCTCTACGCAGAAACGCCTGATCCACAAAGGCCCGTGGTCTGCTTCGACGAGAGCCCGACCCAACTCATCGGCGAAGTGCGCGAGCCCATTGCGGCCAAGCCTGGCCAGCTTGAACGCTACGATTGCGAGTATCGCCGAAACGGCACGGTCAATCTGTTTGTCTTCATGGACGCCCACCGGCCCTGGCGCAGGGTGAAGGTCACCGATCGGCGAACCAACCAAGACTTCGCCGAGTGCATGCGCGAACTGGTCGACGTCGATTATCCCGACGCGCCGATCATCCGCGTGGTGATGGACAACCTCTCCACTCATTCCGCCGGGGCGCTTTACGACGCATTTCCCGCCCCGCAAGCTCGAAGGGTGCTGAAGCGACTGGAGTTCCACCACACGCCCAAGCACGCCAGTTGGCTCAACATGGTCGAGATCGAGATCGGTGTCCTGCGTAGCCAATGCCTCGACCGTCGTATCGACAACAAAGACACCATAATCGCCGAAGTCGCAGCCTGGGAGCAGCAACGCAACGCCCACGGCGCAAAGATCCAATGGATGTTCACAACCGAAAATGCCCGCAAAAAGCTCCGTAAAGCTTACCCCGTCAAAGAGTCATAA
- the cpdR1 gene encoding response regulator CpdR1, translated as MTQKILLAEDDNDMRRFLVKALEKAGYKVLSYDNGASAYDRLREEPFSLLLTDIVMPEMDGIELARRATELDPDLKVMFITGFAAVALNPDSKAPKDAKVLSKPFHLRDLVDEVNKMLAA; from the coding sequence ATGACTCAGAAGATACTTCTCGCCGAAGACGACAATGACATGCGCCGCTTCCTGGTGAAAGCGCTCGAAAAGGCCGGCTACAAGGTCCTTTCTTATGACAATGGCGCTAGCGCCTATGACCGGCTGCGCGAGGAGCCGTTTTCCCTGCTGCTGACCGATATCGTCATGCCCGAGATGGACGGCATCGAGCTGGCGCGCCGCGCCACCGAGCTCGACCCCGACCTGAAGGTGATGTTCATCACCGGTTTTGCCGCCGTGGCGCTGAACCCTGATTCGAAGGCGCCGAAGGATGCCAAGGTCCTTTCCAAGCCTTTCCACCTGCGCGATCTCGTCGACGAGGTCAACAAGATGCTTGCCGCGTAA
- a CDS encoding porin: MNIKSLLLGSAAALAAVSGAQAADAIVAAEPEPVEYVRVCDAYGTGYFYIPGTETCLKINGYIRFQVDVAPNASSIGAGGGGSVANDSDWDARTRGQVQFTAKSDTEYGPLTGVIVMQFNADNASAQKAQLDSAYLDIAGFRAGLFYSWWDDGLSGETDDIGSPVTLHNSIRYQYETDAFYAGISVDELEDSPFYNGETPNNVGVAVGLGGKAGAFSYQITAGYDTDNEEGAVRAMGTVAVGPGTLGLAVVYASNPNAYYNKAEWAIAAEYAIKATDKLKITPAVQYYNNYGITAGEFNDDVDAWKAGVTIDYQIVENLSTKISVQYLDPDNASDVTSGFFRLQRAF, from the coding sequence ATGAACATTAAGAGCCTTCTTCTCGGCTCCGCTGCTGCACTTGCAGCAGTATCCGGCGCTCAGGCTGCCGACGCTATCGTTGCTGCCGAGCCGGAACCGGTTGAATACGTTCGCGTCTGCGACGCATACGGCACCGGCTACTTCTACATCCCAGGCACCGAAACCTGCCTCAAGATCAACGGTTACATCCGTTTCCAGGTTGACGTTGCTCCGAACGCCAGCTCGATCGGCGCCGGCGGCGGTGGTTCTGTCGCCAACGACTCGGACTGGGATGCCCGTACGCGTGGTCAGGTTCAGTTTACCGCCAAGAGCGACACCGAATATGGTCCGCTGACCGGCGTCATCGTCATGCAGTTCAATGCTGACAACGCTTCGGCCCAGAAGGCCCAGCTGGACTCCGCTTACCTCGACATCGCCGGCTTCCGCGCTGGTCTGTTCTACTCCTGGTGGGACGATGGCCTCTCCGGCGAAACGGACGATATCGGTTCTCCGGTCACGCTGCATAACTCCATCCGTTATCAGTACGAAACCGACGCCTTCTACGCTGGCATCAGCGTTGACGAGCTGGAAGACAGCCCGTTCTACAATGGCGAAACCCCCAACAACGTCGGCGTTGCAGTCGGTCTCGGCGGCAAGGCTGGTGCATTCAGCTACCAGATCACCGCCGGTTACGACACCGACAACGAAGAAGGCGCCGTCCGCGCTATGGGTACGGTTGCTGTCGGTCCGGGCACGCTCGGCCTCGCAGTTGTCTACGCAAGCAACCCGAACGCCTACTACAACAAGGCTGAATGGGCGATCGCTGCTGAATACGCCATCAAGGCGACTGACAAGCTGAAGATCACCCCCGCTGTTCAGTACTACAACAACTATGGCATCACTGCTGGCGAGTTCAACGACGACGTTGACGCTTGGAAGGCCGGCGTGACGATCGACTACCAGATCGTCGAGAACCTCTCCACGAAGATTTCGGTTCAGTACCTCGATCCGGACAATGCTAGCGACGTTACCTCGGGCTTCTTCCGCCTGCAGCGCGCGTTCTGA
- a CDS encoding DUF2971 domain-containing protein → MEDASPDEKGSEGLEQQPAELPPFVNVFDGLAEIQIKRIYEDVVIPTSLFHYTSAQGLIGILGEHKLWFSDAAFMNDGSEVVYGVEVAAYAIREFVEDKTDAEKNAGSYLIDQIADAMRHYQPIIFCMSARNNLLNQWRDYGKDVVPYCIEFNAAELENWQSRNFPHFLTKIVYDAHFQKDLTISLVKNIYDRAITIKGEREAFDEEEAKRLAIGAAMEIAKLITRFKNWAFEAEEEYRAVCYRPDIAATVSPKYRASSLGVVPYYEWVGKDGPLPLPVLSVTVGPSPYATVSDLALKQFLADQGYDVPTYYSKIPIRR, encoded by the coding sequence ATGGAAGACGCATCACCAGATGAAAAAGGGTCAGAGGGACTAGAACAGCAGCCGGCGGAGCTGCCGCCGTTCGTCAACGTATTTGACGGATTGGCCGAGATCCAAATTAAGAGAATCTACGAGGATGTCGTCATCCCGACATCTCTGTTTCACTACACGAGCGCTCAAGGCCTCATTGGCATTCTGGGGGAACATAAGCTTTGGTTTTCCGACGCCGCATTCATGAATGACGGATCAGAGGTTGTATATGGCGTTGAAGTCGCCGCCTACGCTATCCGTGAGTTCGTCGAAGACAAAACGGACGCGGAAAAGAACGCAGGCTCGTACCTGATCGATCAAATCGCAGACGCGATGCGACACTATCAGCCCATCATCTTTTGCATGAGTGCGCGCAACAACCTTCTTAACCAGTGGCGAGACTATGGGAAGGATGTCGTTCCCTATTGCATAGAGTTCAACGCGGCTGAACTCGAAAACTGGCAGTCCCGGAACTTTCCGCACTTTCTGACAAAGATTGTCTACGACGCACACTTCCAAAAGGATCTGACAATCAGCTTGGTTAAAAACATCTACGACAGGGCGATCACCATCAAGGGCGAGCGTGAAGCGTTCGATGAAGAAGAAGCGAAGCGTTTGGCTATCGGCGCGGCGATGGAGATTGCGAAACTCATAACGCGTTTCAAAAACTGGGCTTTTGAGGCAGAAGAGGAGTATCGCGCAGTTTGCTATCGCCCTGACATTGCGGCTACCGTTTCGCCAAAGTATCGGGCCAGTTCCCTGGGCGTCGTGCCTTATTACGAGTGGGTCGGCAAGGACGGGCCACTGCCACTGCCGGTCTTGAGTGTGACCGTCGGTCCGTCGCCATATGCGACCGTCTCGGATCTGGCGCTAAAACAGTTTCTTGCTGATCAGGGATATGATGTCCCAACTTACTATTCGAAAATTCCGATTCGTCGTTAA